Within the bacterium genome, the region GGTGGATATGGAATCCGAATAAGATTACACTTTCCGGCGAATGGCGCATCCCAACCGATGGCTGGGTTCGCGGCGATGCCGTGCTTATCTCCGCAGATATTTACAGCAGAAACTGGACTGCCATGCGAATTGACAACTACGGCGAAAATATCGACCCGTTGGCCTACGAACCGCTCGCATGGATAGACGAGCATCCATCCTATGTTGTCATTGATATCAACGTCCCCGATATCGACGACGATGGGCCGGTTGTCCGCGCAAGGCCACCGCGCGAGCCTTTCTTCGATAAACTTACCGCACTTCCAAAGATTTCAAGCGGCACTGTTACCATCGAGGGCACCCCATCGAGCACAGTCGAAATTACCAACGAAGCCGGCAACCTTGTGGCGACCTTGAAGACCACTGATGGCTGCGCTCTATGGGAAGGCCTCCGCGGACAAGCCTTCAAATCGGGTAAATATACTATAACATCTGGCACCCAAACCGACGAAGTCGTGCTCGAACCTTGATTTCCGAAGGGTAATAAGTATTATTTAAAAAAATCTCTATCGATAGGATCGATATGGTTAGGTTGTATTTAACGCTTTTTTTTGTGCTATTTCTTTCAATCGTTTCTGCTGAATCGGTTCCGCCGGAAACAATCGAAACTACCGCATTCTCTCTTCTCGACGCACACACCGGAGCAGGTTATAATCTCGGGAAACGCGCGCCGGAAGGATTCGGCGAACCGAGGACAATCGGGGGAATTGTCCCGTTGATCCAAAATGGCGAAACCATAGCATTCGTTGTAAATCTTGAGCCGTGCGGATATATCGCCTTCTCCGCCGATTATCGCATAGAACCGATCATCGCTTTTTCTTACCTTTGCGATTTTCCCTTCGAAGAAGCTAGAGGTAATGGCCTTCTACATATGGTTTTGTGGGATTTAGCTTCAAGAAAAGCGGCAATTCCGCAAACTCCGCAATTTGTGATAGAAAAAAACCGCCGGCTTTGGCGCGAACTCACCGATAAATACACCCTCTCCGCGTTCGAACCCTCGGAGATTTTCGGACCCTATCTCGATACTCATTGGGATCAGGGACCTCCTTACAACAATCTATGCCCAATGGACCCAGAGACCGGCGACCGTTGCGTCGTGGGTTGCACCGCGACCTCGATGGCCCAAATTATAAACTACTGGGAATATCCAACCAGCGCGTTTTTCACCACCACAGAAAGCTACTGGTCGGACAGCACCGAGCCGCCTATATGGATAGATGCTTCGACTGCAACTATAGACAGCATAGATTACAATGGTGTCGGTGTTCATCCCAATAACGACATGAAAGCGGCCATAAGCTGGGCCTGTGGTGTATCGATATGGGCAATTTACGGTAGCGAGGGAACCATAGCATGGTTCCACGATTCGTCATTCGTTGATAAATGGGGATATTTGACCGCACACAAGGTCGATCCACCGGACATGCCGGATTTCTACGACTCCCTTCGAGCCGATATGCTCGAGGCCAAACCCGCACAGCTTGGAATATTCACCTATGAACCGGACACCTCGGGCCATGCAATAGTCTGTGATGGCCTTATGGATAGCGGAGAATATCACCTCAATTTTGGATGGGGTGGAGCATATGACACGTGGTATCGCCTTCCCGACGACCTTCCAGCACCACTCACAATAATGCGGTGGGCGATAATCGATATACGGCCACCTCTGCGCGAGGATGCTGGCAATAGCCGCGTGGAGGCAATTTCGCTCGAAGTCCCAGAGGAGGAAGCCTGGCGAAATGACGAGTTTCAATCAATAACAGATGAGGACTGGTATTCGTTCGAGGTCACTGGAGACAGCACCTACATTTTCTATTCCTTCGGCACAACAGACACCCGCGCCGAGCTTTATTTTGAGGATTCTACAACTCCAGTTCTTGTGGACGACGATTCACAGGATGGCATTAATTTCCGCATTATCTTTCATCCTGATTCGGCTGGAACTGTTTATCTTAGAGTAACCTCAACACAGCTCGGGCTTTATTCACTGAGATTTTACCGAGTTCCAGCCCCTTTTATGCTCTTTACTTCGCCGCTCGAAGGCGACACAGTCGAAGAAGGTGCTTCGCAGATAGTTCGCTGGGATCGCGGCGGCACACCCTCTATTCCTCGCATCGACCTGGCCTTTTCCCTCGATGGCATCGACGGCCCCTGGACGGTTTTTGCCGATTCTGTCCCAAATTCCGGTCTTTCTATTTGGGCTGCACCGAATGTCGAAAGTTCACACCATGATTGTTACATAAAGGTCTATGAAGCCGCAACCGGTCGCTTCGAGACGATGACTGGCCCATTTTCTTTAATCGACCTTGCAGGTATAATAGAAACCACCCTTCCGGAAAAAATCGCAATTTCGGCGTATCCGAACCCGTTTAATGCTACAGTGAACATTTCTGTCAACGGTTCCGCAGGGGAGGGTCTTGCGCCCTCCCGCGTGGAGATATTCGACATCGCCGGTCGACGCGTGGCGCAATTGCCCTCACCCTCGGTCCCTCTCCAAGGGGGAGAGGAAGGTGGTTCCTTCTCCCTTTGGGAGAAGGTGGCCGAAGGCCGGATGAGGGCCGAGTTTATCTGGCAACCCGACGCCGCCATCGGTTCGGGTATCTATCTCATCCGGGCGACCATACCGCAACAGACGACTTCAGCCGTCTGCACGAAGAGGGTGGTATATCTGAAATGATCTCATATGACAAACCTCGATGAGGCCAGAACCGCCTAAATTCTATATTCGCCGGGCTTTATTTACATAGAAATAACCCATACTAAGCCGCCAATCGAGGGAACACAACTGCTCCTCTCCTTCACTGTCGCATTCTCGCGCATTCGGGATTTCGATATACAAACGGTTATGGAGGGTTTAATAAAACGACTGGAGGGCATGGATTTTGCGGGCGTTCCCGCGCGAATATCTAAGAAGATGAGTCACTGCAGTAAAACAGGTATTCGAGGAGTGAGTATCTCTTTCGGCTTAAAAGATATATGGGATTCCGTGGGACTGGCGGATTTTTTGCATACAACTGTTCCGAAAATAGTCAATATTTTCGATCCGCCTACAACAAAGAAAAAAGGATAAATATGAAAATATTATCATGGAATGTTAATGGTGTCCGAGCAATCTTGAAAAAGGGCTTTTTAGAATGGCTTGAATCCGAAATGCCCGATGCTCTTTGCCTCCAAGAAACTAAGCTCCAAAAAGAACAAATTCCCAAAGAGCTGGAAAGACCACTTGGGTATAAAACCTTATGGTCGCATGCCAAGAAAAAAGGCTATTCTGGGGTTGCAACCTTTATTAA harbors:
- a CDS encoding C10 family peptidase, producing the protein MLFLSIVSAESVPPETIETTAFSLLDAHTGAGYNLGKRAPEGFGEPRTIGGIVPLIQNGETIAFVVNLEPCGYIAFSADYRIEPIIAFSYLCDFPFEEARGNGLLHMVLWDLASRKAAIPQTPQFVIEKNRRLWRELTDKYTLSAFEPSEIFGPYLDTHWDQGPPYNNLCPMDPETGDRCVVGCTATSMAQIINYWEYPTSAFFTTTESYWSDSTEPPIWIDASTATIDSIDYNGVGVHPNNDMKAAISWACGVSIWAIYGSEGTIAWFHDSSFVDKWGYLTAHKVDPPDMPDFYDSLRADMLEAKPAQLGIFTYEPDTSGHAIVCDGLMDSGEYHLNFGWGGAYDTWYRLPDDLPAPLTIMRWAIIDIRPPLREDAGNSRVEAISLEVPEEEAWRNDEFQSITDEDWYSFEVTGDSTYIFYSFGTTDTRAELYFEDSTTPVLVDDDSQDGINFRIIFHPDSAGTVYLRVTSTQLGLYSLRFYRVPAPFMLFTSPLEGDTVEEGASQIVRWDRGGTPSIPRIDLAFSLDGIDGPWTVFADSVPNSGLSIWAAPNVESSHHDCYIKVYEAATGRFETMTGPFSLIDLAGIIETTLPEKIAISAYPNPFNATVNISVNGSAGEGLAPSRVEIFDIAGRRVAQLPSPSVPLQGGEEGGSFSLWEKVAEGRMRAEFIWQPDAAIGSGIYLIRATIPQQTTSAVCTKRVVYLK